A window of Christiangramia forsetii KT0803 contains these coding sequences:
- a CDS encoding universal stress protein — MKTILVPVDFSEYSEYALEVAASIAKKQNAEIIVLHMMGLSESFLTKDEKQEVFNAIYYMKLTRKGFQKLLDKDYLNGLDIQEVVTTNKVFAEVNELASEYKADLIVMGSQGSTGMKEVFIGSNTEKVVRTSDIPVLVIKERTSNFNIENAVFVTDFEPDTLNSFIRVRKFFKVFNVEPKILFINIPEKFMSSSEMNLKAHNFLIDVGVDNKEIKDEIIFYDDYTAEKGIFNYCNELKIDAIAIPTHGRQGLSHFFYGSVGEDVANHANIPVITFKI; from the coding sequence ATGAAAACTATACTCGTACCCGTAGATTTTTCAGAATATTCAGAATATGCTCTGGAAGTTGCTGCCAGTATTGCAAAAAAACAAAATGCTGAAATTATTGTGCTCCATATGATGGGCCTCTCGGAATCTTTTCTTACCAAAGATGAAAAACAAGAGGTATTTAATGCCATCTATTATATGAAACTTACCAGGAAGGGTTTTCAGAAATTGCTGGATAAAGACTATCTAAATGGATTAGATATTCAAGAAGTGGTCACCACCAATAAGGTCTTTGCTGAAGTTAATGAGTTAGCATCAGAATATAAAGCCGATCTAATTGTAATGGGTTCCCAAGGATCAACCGGCATGAAGGAAGTTTTTATTGGTTCTAATACTGAAAAAGTAGTACGTACTTCAGATATTCCAGTACTGGTTATAAAAGAAAGAACTTCTAACTTTAATATTGAAAATGCAGTTTTTGTAACCGATTTTGAACCTGACACTCTAAATTCATTTATAAGGGTAAGAAAATTCTTTAAAGTTTTTAACGTGGAACCCAAAATACTGTTCATTAATATCCCTGAAAAATTTATGAGTTCCAGTGAAATGAATCTAAAAGCCCATAATTTTTTAATCGATGTGGGAGTGGATAATAAGGAGATTAAAGATGAAATTATATTCTATGATGATTACACCGCAGAAAAAGGAATCTTTAATTACTGCAATGAATTGAAAATTGATGCCATCGCTATTCCCACACATGGTCGACAAGGTTTAAGCCATTTCTTTTATGGCAGCGTAGGAGAAGATGTTGCAAATCATGCCAATATTCCGGTAATTACTTTTAAGATTTAA
- a CDS encoding PAS domain-containing sensor histidine kinase, with the protein MQDTFLDNKNLFNLLFEAASEGIIVVNSKQIVVVANTAAEEMFGYKKGQIINQHLDILIPKKYHHRHHNHFNKFLDNSEKRQMGHGRDLYGAKKDGTLFPVEAGLNPFKMNGEDYVMSLVIDISVRKETQRQIKELNSELEEKIKIRTLELRESVDDLKDLNLDLEEEINRRKEAEKKIKDALQKEKELSDLKTKFLSLVSHEFKTPLSGILTSATLAEKYIKEEQQEKREKHLLTIRNKVHYLNNILNDFLSIERLDSGRGQYKFSKFGLKRLINEVIYNANITLKDGQEINYPKDIEDVELYMDEKILELILSNLLGNAIKYSPENTLIKFMVEFERESIIFKIEDQGRGIPEKDQKHIFERYFRAENALLDQGTGIGLNIAKTHLENLGGTIEFKSVENKGTTFKVKIPMNNSYTEN; encoded by the coding sequence TTGCAGGATACTTTTCTTGATAATAAAAACCTATTTAACCTTCTTTTTGAGGCAGCTTCTGAAGGTATTATCGTGGTCAATTCTAAACAAATCGTCGTCGTAGCTAATACCGCGGCAGAAGAAATGTTTGGATACAAAAAGGGGCAGATTATTAACCAACATCTGGACATCCTAATTCCTAAGAAATATCATCACCGGCACCATAATCATTTTAATAAATTCCTTGATAATAGTGAAAAGCGTCAGATGGGGCATGGCAGGGATCTGTATGGAGCAAAAAAAGACGGTACATTATTTCCTGTAGAAGCCGGTCTAAATCCATTTAAGATGAACGGCGAAGATTATGTAATGTCGCTTGTGATAGATATTAGCGTTAGAAAAGAGACACAAAGGCAAATAAAGGAACTAAACAGTGAACTTGAAGAAAAGATAAAAATAAGAACCCTGGAATTACGCGAAAGTGTAGATGATTTAAAGGACTTAAATCTGGATCTCGAAGAGGAAATAAATCGGCGAAAAGAAGCTGAAAAAAAGATCAAGGATGCGCTTCAAAAAGAGAAAGAACTGAGTGATCTAAAAACAAAATTCCTTTCTCTGGTATCTCATGAATTTAAAACCCCATTAAGCGGAATTCTTACTTCGGCAACCCTGGCAGAAAAATATATAAAGGAAGAACAGCAGGAGAAAAGGGAAAAGCACTTATTAACGATTAGAAATAAGGTGCATTATCTAAATAATATCCTTAATGATTTTCTATCAATAGAGCGATTGGATAGTGGCCGGGGACAATATAAATTTTCAAAATTCGGTTTAAAGCGACTGATTAACGAGGTGATATATAATGCGAATATTACCTTAAAAGACGGGCAGGAAATCAATTATCCCAAAGACATAGAAGATGTAGAGCTCTATATGGACGAAAAGATATTAGAATTGATCCTTTCTAACCTGCTGGGCAATGCCATAAAATATTCTCCGGAGAACACGCTCATTAAATTTATGGTAGAATTTGAAAGAGAGTCAATTATTTTTAAAATTGAAGATCAGGGACGGGGAATTCCGGAGAAAGATCAGAAGCATATTTTTGAAAGGTATTTTAGAGCTGAGAATGCGTTGCTGGATCAAGGAACCGGTATTGGGTTGAATATTGCCAAAACACATCTTGAGAATCTGGGAGGTACCATTGAATTTAAGAGTGTAGAAAACAAAGGAACCACATTTAAGGTGAAGATTCCTATGAATAATTCATATACAGAAAACTAA
- a CDS encoding response regulator: protein MKKLLLIEDDVTVRENTAELLELSNYDVITASNGMLGIEKAEQNLPDIIVCDIMMPEIDGYGVLEALGKNPNTLNIPFIFLSAKTEHKDIRKGMDLGADDYLTKPFEEEELVSAIESRLAKVAILNANRNGNPVARNDEKLKTLDDLRTIFQQQDLQFIKKGESVYEKDKHANFFYLLKRGVVKVHRIDNQGKELITELYKEDDFFGNHADDPQSSYEDYATAMEDTQLYALSREEFHKILSENPKISMQLVEVLSNNLSELKQQLMDMAYGSVRKKTAKTIMMFAERIKKHPLKSIRISRADLAGVAGMAPESLIRTLSEFKKEGLIEIEGRNIKLLNSEALKMVK from the coding sequence ATGAAAAAATTATTGCTAATTGAAGATGATGTGACTGTAAGAGAGAATACGGCAGAACTTCTCGAACTCTCTAATTATGATGTAATTACAGCGAGTAACGGGATGCTAGGTATCGAAAAAGCGGAACAAAACCTTCCCGATATTATCGTGTGTGATATCATGATGCCGGAAATTGACGGATATGGAGTGCTGGAGGCACTGGGCAAAAATCCTAATACGCTCAATATTCCATTTATTTTCCTTTCAGCAAAGACAGAGCATAAAGATATTAGAAAAGGAATGGATCTTGGGGCTGATGATTACTTGACCAAACCTTTTGAAGAAGAAGAGTTAGTAAGTGCTATTGAAAGTAGGCTGGCCAAAGTGGCAATTCTCAATGCCAATAGAAATGGAAATCCTGTTGCAAGAAATGATGAAAAACTTAAAACGCTGGACGATTTAAGAACAATTTTTCAACAACAGGATTTACAGTTTATTAAAAAAGGAGAAAGCGTTTACGAAAAAGATAAGCATGCCAATTTCTTTTACCTGCTGAAAAGGGGCGTAGTTAAGGTTCATCGTATAGACAACCAGGGAAAAGAACTGATCACTGAACTTTATAAGGAAGATGATTTTTTTGGGAATCACGCAGATGATCCTCAATCATCTTATGAAGACTATGCAACGGCTATGGAAGACACGCAGTTGTACGCTCTTTCCAGAGAAGAGTTTCATAAAATACTTTCTGAAAATCCAAAAATTTCCATGCAGCTTGTGGAGGTACTAAGTAATAACCTTTCTGAATTGAAGCAGCAATTAATGGATATGGCTTACGGATCTGTTAGAAAGAAAACAGCCAAAACCATTATGATGTTTGCAGAAAGAATTAAAAAACATCCACTAAAAAGTATTCGCATATCCAGGGCAGATCTTGCCGGAGTAGCCGGTATGGCACCAGAAAGCTTGATTAGAACGCTTTCAGAATTCAAAAAAGAAGGGCTTATAGAGATCGAAGGACGTAACATCAAATTGCTTAATTCTGAAGCTTTAAAAATGGTCAAATAA
- a CDS encoding universal stress protein, producing MNVLILTDFSDTSDNAGRYAVDFLQKTAANFYLLNIHNFNFDRSAHKLLDKELVGTLHNLELGVKILEYYTKNKQHKFNTILSSENLISAVRKAMLEKKIDLIFIGAVSQEEHAHPILGDHAYDVVRKIKCNIIAVPAGCNFENPRKAVFPVDRTILSTLEQQKIFDNLAYLNTSEFTLLEIKDVDKEYSENTKDSIPFKAPVFFTRNLFKNIQKEFDIIFIFGKNLNICDRLLHTEYGFTANMDIEIPIFVYHG from the coding sequence ATGAATGTTTTAATTCTTACCGATTTTTCAGATACCTCCGATAATGCGGGTAGATACGCCGTAGATTTTCTCCAGAAGACTGCAGCAAATTTCTATTTACTGAATATCCATAATTTCAATTTTGATAGATCTGCTCATAAACTTTTGGATAAAGAGTTAGTTGGTACTTTACATAACCTGGAATTGGGAGTGAAAATTCTGGAATATTATACGAAGAACAAGCAACATAAATTTAATACCATACTTTCTTCTGAAAATCTTATCAGTGCAGTTAGAAAGGCAATGCTGGAAAAGAAAATCGACCTTATTTTTATAGGAGCCGTGAGCCAGGAAGAACATGCCCATCCCATTCTGGGAGATCATGCCTATGATGTGGTACGCAAGATCAAGTGCAATATTATAGCAGTTCCTGCAGGATGTAACTTTGAAAATCCCAGAAAAGCAGTTTTTCCGGTAGACCGTACTATTTTGTCTACTCTTGAACAACAAAAGATTTTTGATAATCTTGCCTATCTGAATACTTCAGAATTTACCTTGTTAGAAATAAAAGATGTAGATAAGGAATATTCAGAAAATACTAAAGATAGCATTCCTTTTAAAGCACCTGTTTTTTTTACCAGGAACCTGTTTAAGAATATTCAGAAAGAATTTGATATCATTTTTATTTTCGGGAAGAATCTAAATATATGCGACAGGCTCTTGCATACCGAGTATGGATTTACAGCAAATATGGATATTGAAATTCCCATATTTGTGTACCATGGATAA
- a CDS encoding group III truncated hemoglobin — protein MKEDLKERADINKLVVTFYSKVRKNEEIGYFFNNTIEDWDEHLEKLTDFWESNLFFTGSFRGNPAMAHVKVDMEHNNSITEYHFGIWLNLWFQTIDELFEGEMAQRLKNNARKMSTHLFLRIYQGRQAKL, from the coding sequence ATGAAAGAAGATTTAAAAGAACGTGCCGATATTAATAAACTGGTTGTAACTTTTTACAGCAAGGTTAGAAAGAATGAAGAAATAGGTTACTTTTTCAACAATACTATTGAAGATTGGGATGAGCATTTGGAAAAGCTTACCGATTTTTGGGAAAGTAACCTGTTCTTTACTGGCAGTTTCCGAGGAAATCCTGCCATGGCACACGTAAAAGTAGACATGGAACATAACAATAGTATCACAGAATATCATTTTGGGATCTGGCTCAACCTTTGGTTTCAAACTATAGACGAGCTATTTGAAGGAGAAATGGCTCAGCGATTGAAGAATAATGCCCGCAAAATGTCTACACATCTTTTCCTAAGAATCTACCAGGGACGCCAGGCTAAATTATAA
- a CDS encoding acetyl-CoA hydrolase/transferase family protein: MKSLNIVSVQDAVKEIKSNQRVFVQGAAMTPNVLVDALCQRYSDLKNVEIIQIHTEGKALYTEPPYQDSFKTNSCFVGGNVRKAVNSDYGAYIPIFLSDIHLLFRRNILPLDFAFIQVSPPDKHGYCSLGVSVDITLPAIQNAKKVIAQINPNVPRTHGDGIIHISQIDAAIEIDQPIHSAHLSEPTEIEKQIGKHVAELVEDGATLQMGIGGIPNVVLNNLTNHKRLGIHTEMFSDGILPLIEKGVITGEEKQVKTGKLVTCFAVGSPKLYDFVDDNPLVHFKEAAYTNDTAIIRRNPKVTAINSAIEIDLTGQVCADTIGKIQYSGVGGQMDFIRGAALSEGGKAIIAMPSVTKNGVSKIVPYLKEGAGVTTTRAHVHYIATEYGVVDLFGKNLKQRAKALISISHPDHREELSKQAFERLNA, translated from the coding sequence ATGAAAAGTCTAAATATCGTCAGTGTTCAGGACGCAGTAAAGGAAATAAAATCTAATCAGCGTGTGTTTGTACAGGGAGCCGCTATGACCCCAAATGTATTAGTAGATGCTTTGTGCCAAAGATATAGCGATCTAAAAAATGTAGAGATCATACAAATTCATACTGAAGGGAAAGCGCTCTATACTGAACCTCCTTATCAAGATTCCTTCAAAACGAACAGCTGTTTTGTAGGCGGAAATGTGAGAAAAGCCGTGAATTCAGATTATGGTGCCTATATTCCTATTTTCTTAAGTGATATACATTTACTCTTCCGAAGAAATATTTTACCTCTGGATTTTGCCTTTATTCAGGTCTCTCCGCCAGACAAGCACGGATATTGTTCTTTAGGCGTTTCAGTAGACATTACGCTACCGGCCATACAGAACGCGAAAAAAGTAATTGCGCAAATTAATCCAAACGTTCCCAGAACCCATGGTGATGGAATTATCCATATTAGCCAGATAGACGCCGCAATAGAAATAGATCAGCCAATTCATTCTGCCCATTTATCTGAACCTACCGAAATCGAAAAACAGATAGGAAAACATGTAGCCGAACTTGTTGAAGATGGAGCTACTTTACAAATGGGCATTGGTGGAATCCCGAATGTAGTACTGAATAATCTCACGAATCATAAACGTTTGGGAATTCATACGGAAATGTTTTCAGACGGAATCCTGCCATTGATCGAAAAAGGAGTGATTACCGGAGAGGAAAAACAGGTCAAAACCGGAAAGCTGGTTACCTGCTTTGCCGTAGGTTCTCCAAAGCTTTATGATTTTGTAGATGATAATCCCTTAGTACATTTTAAGGAAGCTGCTTATACCAACGATACAGCCATTATTCGAAGAAATCCCAAGGTAACTGCCATTAACTCGGCTATTGAAATAGATCTTACCGGACAGGTTTGTGCAGATACCATTGGTAAAATTCAATATTCCGGGGTTGGTGGACAAATGGATTTTATAAGAGGTGCGGCACTTTCTGAAGGAGGAAAAGCTATTATCGCCATGCCTTCCGTTACAAAAAATGGAGTTTCTAAAATTGTTCCGTACCTGAAGGAAGGAGCCGGAGTAACTACAACGCGCGCACACGTGCATTATATTGCTACGGAATACGGAGTGGTAGACTTATTCGGTAAAAATCTGAAACAACGTGCCAAAGCACTTATTTCTATTTCACATCCAGATCACAGGGAAGAACTTTCAAAACAGGCATTCGAGAGATTGAACGCATAA
- a CDS encoding YceI family protein, translated as MKRFLICAGFLLFSVLLTAQQDFKNEIIKILKSSELVIAGSTNVNKFNCEFDINKISGERTVQISEKDNTLYFKDFELHLEIDAFDCGNKRMNSDFQDLLVSEEFPEIVIFLNNAELISEEYAKAMISLEIAGHKRHYELPVHLDKNRFQGTLKINITDFQLEPPKKALGLIEVDEMIEVQFNLVVKN; from the coding sequence ATGAAACGTTTTTTAATTTGTGCAGGATTTTTGCTTTTTTCAGTGCTTCTTACTGCTCAGCAAGATTTTAAAAATGAAATTATCAAAATTCTAAAAAGCAGTGAATTAGTAATCGCTGGTAGCACAAACGTTAACAAATTCAACTGTGAATTTGATATTAACAAAATCAGCGGTGAACGAACTGTTCAAATTTCAGAAAAAGATAACACGTTATATTTCAAAGATTTTGAACTTCATCTGGAAATTGACGCTTTCGACTGCGGAAATAAACGAATGAATTCAGATTTTCAGGATCTGTTAGTTTCAGAAGAATTTCCTGAGATCGTAATTTTCTTGAATAATGCTGAATTAATTTCCGAAGAGTATGCAAAAGCGATGATAAGCCTGGAAATTGCAGGACATAAAAGACATTATGAACTACCTGTCCATCTTGATAAGAACAGGTTCCAGGGAACTTTAAAAATAAATATCACAGACTTTCAATTAGAGCCCCCAAAAAAAGCCTTAGGTCTTATAGAAGTTGATGAAATGATAGAAGTACAATTCAATCTAGTAGTGAAAAATTGA
- a CDS encoding YceI family protein, whose translation MKPYKTLGMFIAVLLLSFGVNAQSYKLNNEASSLLIDGTSNIHDWTIEAKNTSGNLTAEFDEGKLDEIDKLEFTVIVESLVSGKSGMDKNTYKALNTDKYKEITYKLKKVESIEEVSTKAYKVTTIGSLEIAGTKKDIKLNFNLKSESNHIILTGDYQFNMTEYGIEAPTAMFGTIKTGEKVTVKFETQFNK comes from the coding sequence ATGAAACCTTACAAAACTCTCGGGATGTTTATAGCAGTTCTACTTCTAAGCTTTGGAGTAAATGCTCAATCCTACAAACTGAACAACGAAGCTTCCAGTCTCCTTATAGATGGTACTTCTAATATTCACGACTGGACAATCGAAGCTAAAAATACCAGTGGTAACCTAACTGCTGAATTTGATGAAGGTAAGTTAGATGAGATAGATAAATTAGAATTTACCGTGATAGTCGAAAGTTTAGTGAGTGGAAAAAGTGGAATGGATAAAAACACTTATAAAGCTTTAAATACAGATAAATATAAAGAGATCACTTATAAACTCAAAAAAGTTGAAAGTATCGAAGAAGTTTCTACAAAGGCTTATAAAGTGACAACTATTGGAAGTCTGGAAATAGCAGGGACAAAGAAGGATATCAAACTCAATTTTAACCTAAAATCAGAATCCAATCATATTATTCTTACAGGCGATTATCAATTCAACATGACAGAATATGGAATAGAAGCCCCTACAGCAATGTTCGGAACTATAAAGACGGGTGAAAAAGTAACCGTAAAATTCGAAACTCAATTTAATAAATAG
- a CDS encoding universal stress protein, which yields MKNILVCTDFSKDAYCALHYVTNLFQNKSCKFSILHSYHEDFEIYPYPAVQEGGYIDKLNAKQNSLLKGEELLHTIKRDNNSLAHTYEFINTDLSLTNAILNRTSEKSVDLVVLGNHGLDGIKQYLFGSNSLNVLKEVHSVPVLMVPQQVDFKSPKKIAFATDYKAKFHKPEFEILKTCVKNFGAEVHFICVGKEEEMTKQQWENFNLLKSFFQEEDRNFKWLQIEEENSKAIAMHVKEEKMDLLVMIKYKHESFKFFREPVIMQLDRHLRFPFLIIPSIDIKP from the coding sequence ATGAAAAATATTCTTGTTTGTACCGATTTTTCGAAAGATGCCTATTGCGCACTTCACTATGTTACCAACTTGTTTCAAAATAAATCCTGTAAATTTTCTATTCTTCATTCTTATCATGAGGATTTTGAAATATATCCTTATCCTGCAGTGCAAGAAGGTGGGTACATTGACAAATTGAATGCAAAACAAAATTCCCTCTTGAAAGGAGAGGAACTCTTGCATACAATTAAACGGGATAATAATTCCCTGGCACATACCTATGAATTTATAAATACAGATTTAAGTCTAACAAACGCTATTTTAAATAGAACTTCTGAAAAGTCTGTAGATCTTGTAGTCCTGGGGAACCATGGTTTAGATGGGATAAAGCAATATCTATTTGGAAGTAATAGCTTAAATGTATTAAAAGAGGTGCATAGTGTTCCAGTTTTAATGGTGCCGCAACAAGTTGATTTTAAATCACCAAAGAAAATTGCATTCGCAACAGACTATAAGGCAAAGTTCCATAAACCGGAATTTGAAATATTAAAAACCTGTGTGAAGAATTTTGGTGCTGAGGTACATTTTATATGTGTTGGTAAGGAAGAGGAAATGACCAAACAACAGTGGGAAAATTTTAACCTGCTTAAATCCTTTTTTCAGGAAGAGGATCGTAACTTTAAATGGCTTCAGATTGAAGAGGAAAATTCTAAGGCAATTGCGATGCATGTTAAAGAAGAAAAAATGGATCTCCTTGTTATGATAAAATATAAGCATGAAAGTTTTAAATTTTTCAGGGAACCAGTGATCATGCAACTAGATCGTCATTTGCGTTTTCCTTTTCTTATCATCCCGTCTATAGACATAAAACCATAA
- a CDS encoding heavy metal translocating P-type ATPase, protein MESCFHCGDDCLEEIIAFDDKSFCCSGCKTVFEILNTNDLSYYYELEKAPGISPKIREGKYDYLENSEIIERLLEFDHDNTQIVSFSIPSIHCSSCIWILENLNKLHKGIKSSQVDFPKKTIRLSFSSEEMSLKNLVLLLVRIGYEPNISLDNYDANESSVDRSLIYKLGVAGFAFGNIMFLSFPEYFEINEFWLEQFKHLFRWLMFIFSLPVVFYSGRDYFISAFKGLRSGILNIDVPIALGISVLFIRSTVEIPLDLGTGFFDSLSGLVFFLLLGKFFQQKTYSFLSFERDYKSYFPIAITRVISKEGKQLEEQIQVYKIEKGDRIIIRNEELIPMDAILIKGDAKIDYSFVTGEAEPVSKISGDKLYAGGRQQGGIIELEALRPVKQSYLTELWSDEVFSKDKNSVFQNLTNQISKRFTYAVLCIAILSTTFWMFYDPSKAWNVFTAVLIIACPCAIALAAPFTLGNMLRIFGKNHLYLKDANIIEKTAEIDTVVFDKTGTITTNDRSRIEYEGLELTSEEKQLLGGSLRASNHPLSRSLYNILDKHNISTPESFTEHTGQGLETTYKNLHLKVGSPAFVDQAARHFTELQQKKKVERTSVYISTNNQYKGCFTFHNSYRNGLSDIFKELSVNRKIIILSGDNDGERARLQEIVPQGTNMFFNQKPGDKLQYIKDLQSQGRKVMMVGDGLNDAGALAQSDVGIVISEDINVFSPACDGILDAKRFKDLGSFFDLSGKAIKVIQLSFLLSLFYNLIGLGFAVTGNLMPVVAAILMPLSSISIVVFTTLVTQIITKDLKIKRRT, encoded by the coding sequence ATGGAATCATGCTTTCATTGCGGGGACGATTGTCTGGAGGAAATTATTGCCTTTGATGATAAGTCCTTTTGTTGTTCAGGTTGTAAGACTGTTTTTGAAATTTTAAATACCAACGATCTTTCTTATTATTATGAGTTGGAAAAGGCACCTGGTATTTCCCCGAAAATAAGGGAAGGAAAGTATGATTATTTGGAAAACTCTGAGATCATTGAAAGACTACTTGAGTTTGATCATGATAATACCCAAATAGTTTCCTTTAGCATTCCTTCTATACACTGTAGTTCCTGTATCTGGATTCTTGAAAATCTGAATAAACTGCATAAAGGAATTAAAAGCTCCCAGGTAGATTTTCCTAAAAAAACGATTAGATTAAGCTTTTCTTCGGAAGAAATGAGCCTGAAGAATCTGGTGCTTTTACTGGTTCGTATAGGTTATGAGCCAAATATTTCCCTGGATAATTATGACGCGAATGAATCAAGTGTAGATAGAAGTTTGATCTATAAACTTGGAGTGGCAGGCTTCGCTTTTGGAAATATTATGTTTCTTTCATTTCCTGAATATTTTGAGATCAATGAATTCTGGCTGGAACAGTTCAAACATCTATTTCGATGGTTGATGTTTATTTTTTCGTTACCGGTAGTATTTTACTCAGGGAGAGATTATTTTATCTCGGCTTTTAAAGGATTAAGATCTGGTATTCTAAATATTGATGTACCAATAGCCCTGGGGATAAGTGTGCTTTTTATTAGAAGTACTGTAGAGATACCTCTGGACCTGGGAACAGGATTCTTTGACAGTCTTAGCGGACTTGTATTTTTCCTTTTGCTTGGTAAATTTTTTCAGCAAAAAACCTATTCTTTTCTCTCTTTTGAAAGAGATTATAAATCATACTTCCCCATCGCCATTACCCGTGTTATTTCTAAAGAGGGTAAGCAGCTAGAAGAACAAATCCAGGTATATAAGATTGAAAAAGGGGACAGGATCATTATTCGAAATGAAGAGCTTATCCCAATGGACGCTATTCTTATAAAAGGCGATGCTAAAATTGACTATAGTTTTGTGACAGGTGAAGCAGAGCCGGTTTCTAAAATTAGCGGAGATAAACTTTACGCTGGCGGGAGACAGCAGGGAGGGATCATAGAACTGGAAGCACTGAGACCTGTAAAGCAAAGTTACCTTACAGAGCTTTGGAGTGATGAGGTGTTTAGTAAAGACAAAAATTCTGTTTTTCAGAATTTAACCAACCAGATTAGTAAGCGGTTTACCTATGCTGTTTTGTGCATAGCAATACTTTCTACAACATTTTGGATGTTCTATGACCCGTCAAAAGCATGGAATGTATTTACGGCAGTGCTCATCATCGCTTGTCCCTGTGCTATTGCCCTGGCTGCGCCTTTTACCCTTGGAAACATGTTAAGGATCTTCGGAAAGAATCATTTATACCTGAAAGATGCCAATATTATTGAAAAAACCGCTGAAATAGATACCGTGGTTTTTGATAAGACCGGAACTATTACTACGAATGATCGAAGCCGTATTGAATATGAAGGCTTAGAGCTAACCAGTGAAGAAAAGCAATTGCTTGGAGGAAGTCTTCGAGCTTCTAATCACCCTTTAAGTCGGTCATTATATAATATTCTGGATAAGCATAATATTTCAACACCAGAGAGTTTTACTGAGCATACCGGGCAGGGACTGGAAACTACTTATAAGAATCTTCATCTCAAAGTTGGATCTCCAGCATTTGTGGATCAAGCGGCAAGACATTTTACGGAACTTCAGCAGAAAAAGAAAGTTGAGAGAACTTCAGTTTATATCAGCACTAATAATCAATACAAAGGCTGTTTTACTTTTCATAATTCTTACAGGAATGGACTTTCAGATATATTTAAAGAACTTTCAGTAAACCGAAAAATTATAATTCTTTCAGGAGATAATGATGGGGAGCGCGCAAGATTACAGGAAATAGTACCGCAGGGAACTAACATGTTTTTCAATCAAAAACCTGGAGATAAACTCCAGTATATAAAAGACCTTCAGTCACAAGGCCGAAAGGTAATGATGGTAGGAGATGGATTAAACGATGCAGGTGCATTAGCTCAGAGTGATGTGGGAATCGTAATATCTGAAGATATCAATGTTTTTTCACCCGCTTGTGATGGAATTTTAGATGCGAAGCGATTTAAGGATTTGGGTAGCTTCTTTGATCTATCTGGCAAGGCTATCAAAGTGATACAGCTAAGTTTTTTATTGTCTCTCTTTTATAATTTAATAGGACTTGGTTTTGCGGTTACCGGAAATCTTATGCCTGTGGTTGCAGCGATACTAATGCCTTTGAGTTCTATTAGTATTGTGGTATTCACTACATTGGTAACACAAATAATCACAAAAGATCTAAAAATTAAGAGAAGAACCTAA
- the ccoS gene encoding cbb3-type cytochrome oxidase assembly protein CcoS codes for MSIIYMLLAISVVVAIIFFVAFIISVKKGQYDDVYTPSVRMLFDDELVKPDSKENQPVKKVKSN; via the coding sequence ATGAGCATTATCTACATGTTACTGGCTATTAGTGTGGTTGTAGCCATCATATTTTTTGTCGCATTTATAATTTCTGTAAAAAAAGGGCAGTATGATGATGTATACACGCCATCTGTGAGAATGTTGTTTGATGATGAACTGGTAAAACCCGATTCGAAAGAAAATCAACCCGTTAAAAAAGTGAAATCAAATTAA